The Lagenorhynchus albirostris chromosome 6, mLagAlb1.1, whole genome shotgun sequence genome includes a window with the following:
- the CLK1 gene encoding dual specificity protein kinase CLK1 isoform X1 has product MRHSKRTYCPDWDEKDWDYGKWRSSSGSHKRRRRSHSSARENKRCRFNYSKTSDSYYLESRSINGKDYHSRRYIDEYRNDYSQGCEPGHRHRDHESRYQNHSSKSSGRSGRSSYKSKHRIHHSTSYHRSHGKSHRRKRTRSVEDDEEGHLICQSGDVLSARYEIVDTLGEGAFGKVMECIDHKAGGRHVAVKIVKNVDRYCEAARSEIQVLEHLNTTDPSRTFRCVEMLEWFEHHGHVCIVFELLGLSTYDFIKENGFLPFRLDHIRKMAYQICKSVNFLHSNKLTHTDLKPENILFVQSDYTEAYNPKMKRDERTLINPDVKVVDFGSATYDDEHHSTLVSTRHYRAPEVILALGWSQPCDVWSIGCILIEYYLGFTVFPTHDSKEHLAMMERILGPLPKHMIQKTRKRKYFHHDRLDWDEHSSAGRYVSRRCKPLKEFMLSQDAEHELLFDLIQKMLEYDPAKRITLKEALKHPFFYPLKKSI; this is encoded by the exons ATGAGACACTCAAAGAGAACTTATTGTCCTGATTGGGATGAAAAAGATTGGGATTATGGAAAATGGAGGAGCAGCAGCGGCAGTCATAAAAGGAGGAGGAGATCACATAGCAGTGCACGGGAGAACAAGCGCTGCAGATTCAATTACTCTAAAACATCTGATAG CTATTATCTGGAAAGCAGATCCATAAATGGGAAGGATTATCATAGTCGACGCTACATTGATGAATACAGAAATGACTACAGTCAAGGATGTGAACCTGGACATCGTCATAGAGATCATGAAAGCAGATATCAGAACCATAGTAGCAAGTCCTCTGGTAGAAGTGGAAGAAGTAGTTATAAAAGCAAACACAGAATTCACCACAGCACTTCATATCATCGTTCACATGGG AAGAGTCACCGAAGGAAAAGAACCAGGAGTGTAGAGGATGATGAGGAGGGTCACCTGATCTGTCAGAGTGGAGACGTACTAAGTGCAAGAT aTGAAATTGTAGATACTTTAGGTGAAGGAGCTTTTGGGAAAGTCATGGAGTGCATTGATCATAAAGC GGGAGGTAGACATGTAGcagtaaaaatagttaaaaatgtGGATAGATATTGTGAAGCTGCTCGCTCAGAAATACAAGTTCTGGAACACTTAAATACAACAGACCCCAGCAGAACATT CCGCTGTGTTGAGATGTTGGAGTGGTTTGAACATCATGGTCATGTCTGCATTGTGTTTGAACTACTAGGACTTAGTACTTATGACTTCATTAAGGAAAATGGTTTTCTGCCCTTTCGACTGGATCATATCAGGAAGATGGCATATCAGATATGCAAGTCTGTGAATT TTCTGCACAGTAATAAGTTGACTCACACAGACTTAAAGCCTGAAAACATCTTATTTGTACAGTCTGACTACACAGAGGCATATAATCCCAAAATG AAACGTGATGAACGTACTTTAATAAATCCAGATGTTAAAGTTGTAGACTTTGGAAGTGCAACATATGATGATGAACATCACAGTACATTGGTATCTACAAGACACTATAGGGCACCTGAAGTTATTTTAG CCCTAGGATGGTCCCAGCCATGTGATGTCTGGAGTATAGGATGTATTCTTATTGAATATTACCTTGGGTTTACAGTATTTCCA ACACACGATAGTAAGGAACATTTGGCAATGATGGAAAGGATTCTTGGACCTTTGCCAAAACATATGATACAGAAAACCAG GAAACGTAAATATTTCCATCATGATCGATTAGACTGGGATGAACATAGTTCTGCTGGCAGATATGTTTCAAGGCGCTGTAAACCTCTGAAG gaATTTATGCTTTCTCAAGATGCTGAACATGAGCTTCTCTTTGACCTCATTCAGAAAATGTTGGAGTATGATCCAGCTAAAAGGATTACTCTTAAAGAAGCCTTAAAGCATCCTTTCTTTTACCCccttaaaaaaagtatataa
- the CLK1 gene encoding dual specificity protein kinase CLK1 isoform X2 — protein sequence MECIDHKAGGRHVAVKIVKNVDRYCEAARSEIQVLEHLNTTDPSRTFRCVEMLEWFEHHGHVCIVFELLGLSTYDFIKENGFLPFRLDHIRKMAYQICKSVNFLHSNKLTHTDLKPENILFVQSDYTEAYNPKMKRDERTLINPDVKVVDFGSATYDDEHHSTLVSTRHYRAPEVILALGWSQPCDVWSIGCILIEYYLGFTVFPTHDSKEHLAMMERILGPLPKHMIQKTRKRKYFHHDRLDWDEHSSAGRYVSRRCKPLKEFMLSQDAEHELLFDLIQKMLEYDPAKRITLKEALKHPFFYPLKKSI from the exons ATGGAGTGCATTGATCATAAAGC GGGAGGTAGACATGTAGcagtaaaaatagttaaaaatgtGGATAGATATTGTGAAGCTGCTCGCTCAGAAATACAAGTTCTGGAACACTTAAATACAACAGACCCCAGCAGAACATT CCGCTGTGTTGAGATGTTGGAGTGGTTTGAACATCATGGTCATGTCTGCATTGTGTTTGAACTACTAGGACTTAGTACTTATGACTTCATTAAGGAAAATGGTTTTCTGCCCTTTCGACTGGATCATATCAGGAAGATGGCATATCAGATATGCAAGTCTGTGAATT TTCTGCACAGTAATAAGTTGACTCACACAGACTTAAAGCCTGAAAACATCTTATTTGTACAGTCTGACTACACAGAGGCATATAATCCCAAAATG AAACGTGATGAACGTACTTTAATAAATCCAGATGTTAAAGTTGTAGACTTTGGAAGTGCAACATATGATGATGAACATCACAGTACATTGGTATCTACAAGACACTATAGGGCACCTGAAGTTATTTTAG CCCTAGGATGGTCCCAGCCATGTGATGTCTGGAGTATAGGATGTATTCTTATTGAATATTACCTTGGGTTTACAGTATTTCCA ACACACGATAGTAAGGAACATTTGGCAATGATGGAAAGGATTCTTGGACCTTTGCCAAAACATATGATACAGAAAACCAG GAAACGTAAATATTTCCATCATGATCGATTAGACTGGGATGAACATAGTTCTGCTGGCAGATATGTTTCAAGGCGCTGTAAACCTCTGAAG gaATTTATGCTTTCTCAAGATGCTGAACATGAGCTTCTCTTTGACCTCATTCAGAAAATGTTGGAGTATGATCCAGCTAAAAGGATTACTCTTAAAGAAGCCTTAAAGCATCCTTTCTTTTACCCccttaaaaaaagtatataa